Proteins encoded by one window of Vigna radiata var. radiata cultivar VC1973A chromosome 5, Vradiata_ver6, whole genome shotgun sequence:
- the LOC106762568 gene encoding glutamyl-tRNA reductase 1, chloroplastic isoform X2, translated as MREKLAIPEAEWPRAIAELCSLNHIEEAAVLSTCNRMEIYVLALSQHRGVKEVMEWMSKTSSVPVSELNQHRFLLYNNDATQHLFEVAAGLDSLVLGEGQILAQVKQVVKVGQGVNGFGRNISGLFKHAITVGKRVRTETNIASGAVSVSSAAVELAFMKLPEASLDNTRMLVIGAGKMGKLVIKHLVAKGCKKMVVVNRTEERVAAIREELKDTEIIYKPLSEMLTCAGEADVVFTSTASETPLFLKSNVKDLPPASQDVGGRRIFVDISVPRNVGSCVSDLEYVRVYNVDDLKEVVAANKEDRLRKAMEAQTIIAEESKQFEAWRDSLETVPTIKKLRAYAERIRLAELEKCLGKMGDDIPKKTRRAVDDLSRGIVNKLLHGPMQHLRCDGNDSRTLSETLENMHALNRMFNLDTEISVLEQKIRAKVEQNQK; from the exons ATGCGTGAAAAACTTGCAATTCCAGAAGCGGAATGGCCTAGAGCTATTGCAGAGCTGTGTAGTCTTAATCATATTGAAGAAGCAGCTGTTCTCAGCACCTGCAACCGAATGGAGATATATGTTCTTGCACTGTCCCAACATCGTGGTGTCAAAGAAGTCATGGAATGGATGTCAAAA ACAAGTTCTGTCCCTGTTTCAGAGCTAAACCAGCACCGATTTTTACTTTACAACAATGATGCCACGCAACATCTTTTTGAAGTAGCAGCAGGTCTTGATTCTCTTGTTTTGGGAGAAGGTCAAATCCTTGCCCAAGTAAAGCAAGTTGTCAAGGTTGGACAAGGAGTTAACGGCTTTGGGAGAAACATCAGTGGGCTATTCAAGCATGCGATTACTGTTGGTAAAAGGGTTAGAACTGAGACTAACATTGCTTCCGGGGCAGTTTCTGTGAGCTCAGCTGCTGTGGAGTTGGCTTTTATGAAGCTACCTGAAGCCTCACTTGATAATACCAGAATGTTGGTTATTGGAGCTGGGAAGATGGGGAAGCTCGTGATCAAACATTTGGTGGCAAAAGGTTGCAAAAAGATGGTTGTTGTCAATAGAACCGAGGAGAGAGTTGCTGCAATACGAGAAGAACTGAAGGATACTGAAATAATCTACAAACCCCTTTCAGAAATGCTCACCTGTGCCGGTGAAGCTGATGTAGTTTTCACCAGTACTGCATCAGAAACCCCATTATTCTTGAAAAGTAATGTCAAAGATCTTCCTCCTGCAAGTCAAGATGTTGGAGGCCGTCGCATTTTCGTTGACATTTCTGTTCCCCGGAATGTGGGTTCATGTGTCTCAGACCTTGAGTATGTGCGAGTTTACAACGTTGATGACCTTAAAGAGGTTGTGGCTGCCAATAAAGAGGATCGCCTAAGAAAAGCAATGGAAGCACAGACAATCATTGCTGAAGAATCTAAGCAATTCGAAGCTTGGAGGGACTCGCTGGAAACTGTTCCTACTATAAAAAAACTGAGGGCTTATGCAGAAAGAATCAGGCTTGCTGAGCTGGAGAAATGCTTAGGTAAGATGGGTGATGATATACCAAAAAAAACACGGAGGGCTGTGGATGATCTTAGTCGGGGTATAGTGAATAAGTTGCTTCATGGTCCAATGCAACATTTAAGGTGCGATGGGAATGACAGTCGGACTCTTAGTGAGACACTCGAGAACATGCATGCTTTGAATAGGATGTTCAACCTTGATACTGAGATATCTGTTTTGGAGCAGAAGATTCGAGCGAAGGTAGAACAAAACCAGAAATGA
- the LOC106760895 gene encoding ubiquitin-fold modifier-conjugating enzyme 1 — protein MEGWDPNTKSTLTQIPLLATKAGPRDGAAWTQRLKEEYKALIAYTQMNKSNDNDWFRISAANPEGTRWTGKCWYVYNLLKYEFDLQFDIPVTYPSTAPELELPQLDGKTQKMYRGGKICLTVHFKPLWAKNCPRFGIAHALCLGLAPWLAAEVPILVDSGMIKHKDDATTSTES, from the exons ATGGAAGGTTGGGACCCGAACACGAAGTCGACTCTGACACAGATCCCTTTGCTTGCGACGAAGGCGGGTCCTCGAGACGGCGCGGCATGGACGCAGAGGTTGAAGGAAGAGTACAAGGCTCTCATAGCCTACACGCAGATGAACAAGTCCAACGACAACGATTGGTTTCGCATCTCCGCCGCCAATCCCGAAGGCACTCGTTGGACCGGTAAATGCTGGTACGTCTACAACCTCCTCAAGTACGAATTCGACCTCCAATTCGATATCCCTGTCACCTACCCTTCCACCGCCCCCGAACTCGAACTCCCTCAATTGGACGGAAAGACCCAAAAG atgtaCAGGGGTGGAAAGATCTGCTTGACTGTGCACTTCAAACCTCTTTGGGCCAAAAATTG CCCTAGATTTGGTATTGCTCATGCACTTTGCTTAGGTCTTGCACCATGGCTTGCAGCTGAGGTTCCCATTCTTGTGGATTCTGGTATGATTAAGCACAAAGATGACGCAACCACATCAACTGAATCTTAG
- the LOC106762568 gene encoding glutamyl-tRNA reductase 1, chloroplastic isoform X1, protein MALPSTFSAPKFDALYLKSSSSSSSQFPSKALPTAFLRHDRTTFVRRGVVRCDSKPSDASVAPNNAISLSALEQLKTSAADRYTKERSSIVVIGLSVHTAPVEMREKLAIPEAEWPRAIAELCSLNHIEEAAVLSTCNRMEIYVLALSQHRGVKEVMEWMSKTSSVPVSELNQHRFLLYNNDATQHLFEVAAGLDSLVLGEGQILAQVKQVVKVGQGVNGFGRNISGLFKHAITVGKRVRTETNIASGAVSVSSAAVELAFMKLPEASLDNTRMLVIGAGKMGKLVIKHLVAKGCKKMVVVNRTEERVAAIREELKDTEIIYKPLSEMLTCAGEADVVFTSTASETPLFLKSNVKDLPPASQDVGGRRIFVDISVPRNVGSCVSDLEYVRVYNVDDLKEVVAANKEDRLRKAMEAQTIIAEESKQFEAWRDSLETVPTIKKLRAYAERIRLAELEKCLGKMGDDIPKKTRRAVDDLSRGIVNKLLHGPMQHLRCDGNDSRTLSETLENMHALNRMFNLDTEISVLEQKIRAKVEQNQK, encoded by the exons ATGGCACTTCCATCCACATTCTCAGCTCCCAAATTTGATGCGCTGTACCTCAAAtcctcatcttcctcttcctcgcAATTTCCTTCAAAGGCATTACCCACTGCTTTTCTTCGCCATGACAGAACAACCTTCGTCCGGAGAGGGGTTGTTCGCTGCGACTCTAAGCCCTCTGATGCATCAGTTGCTCCCAACAATGCTATCTCTCTCTCCGCTCTTGAGCAGCTCAAGACTTCTGCTGCTGATA GGTATACAAAGGAAAGGAGCAGCATTGTTGTCATTGGGCTAAGTGTGCACACGGCACCCGTGGAAATGCGTGAAAAACTTGCAATTCCAGAAGCGGAATGGCCTAGAGCTATTGCAGAGCTGTGTAGTCTTAATCATATTGAAGAAGCAGCTGTTCTCAGCACCTGCAACCGAATGGAGATATATGTTCTTGCACTGTCCCAACATCGTGGTGTCAAAGAAGTCATGGAATGGATGTCAAAA ACAAGTTCTGTCCCTGTTTCAGAGCTAAACCAGCACCGATTTTTACTTTACAACAATGATGCCACGCAACATCTTTTTGAAGTAGCAGCAGGTCTTGATTCTCTTGTTTTGGGAGAAGGTCAAATCCTTGCCCAAGTAAAGCAAGTTGTCAAGGTTGGACAAGGAGTTAACGGCTTTGGGAGAAACATCAGTGGGCTATTCAAGCATGCGATTACTGTTGGTAAAAGGGTTAGAACTGAGACTAACATTGCTTCCGGGGCAGTTTCTGTGAGCTCAGCTGCTGTGGAGTTGGCTTTTATGAAGCTACCTGAAGCCTCACTTGATAATACCAGAATGTTGGTTATTGGAGCTGGGAAGATGGGGAAGCTCGTGATCAAACATTTGGTGGCAAAAGGTTGCAAAAAGATGGTTGTTGTCAATAGAACCGAGGAGAGAGTTGCTGCAATACGAGAAGAACTGAAGGATACTGAAATAATCTACAAACCCCTTTCAGAAATGCTCACCTGTGCCGGTGAAGCTGATGTAGTTTTCACCAGTACTGCATCAGAAACCCCATTATTCTTGAAAAGTAATGTCAAAGATCTTCCTCCTGCAAGTCAAGATGTTGGAGGCCGTCGCATTTTCGTTGACATTTCTGTTCCCCGGAATGTGGGTTCATGTGTCTCAGACCTTGAGTATGTGCGAGTTTACAACGTTGATGACCTTAAAGAGGTTGTGGCTGCCAATAAAGAGGATCGCCTAAGAAAAGCAATGGAAGCACAGACAATCATTGCTGAAGAATCTAAGCAATTCGAAGCTTGGAGGGACTCGCTGGAAACTGTTCCTACTATAAAAAAACTGAGGGCTTATGCAGAAAGAATCAGGCTTGCTGAGCTGGAGAAATGCTTAGGTAAGATGGGTGATGATATACCAAAAAAAACACGGAGGGCTGTGGATGATCTTAGTCGGGGTATAGTGAATAAGTTGCTTCATGGTCCAATGCAACATTTAAGGTGCGATGGGAATGACAGTCGGACTCTTAGTGAGACACTCGAGAACATGCATGCTTTGAATAGGATGTTCAACCTTGATACTGAGATATCTGTTTTGGAGCAGAAGATTCGAGCGAAGGTAGAACAAAACCAGAAATGA